The Salvelinus sp. IW2-2015 linkage group LG4q.2, ASM291031v2, whole genome shotgun sequence genome includes the window gggtacgcgctagtagcatttcaatcagttacgtcacttgctctgaaacctatttgtagtgttgccccttgctctgcaagggccgcggcttttgtggagcgatgggtaatgacgcttcgtgggtgactgttgttgatgtgtgcagagggtccctggttcgcgcccgtgtcggggcgaggggacgtactaaagttatactgttacactaataCCCAACATTCTATTACGATGTTTAATACAGGTTAGATGGTAAcgacagtgagcatagccttgctattgagaaaggccgccgtaggcagacatggctctcaagagaagacaggctatgtgctcactgcccacaaaatgaggtggaaactgagctgcacttcctaacctcctgcccaatgtatgaccatattagagagacatatttccctcagattacacagatccacaaagaattRgaaaacaaatccaattttgataaactcccatatctactgggWgaaattccacagtgtgccatcacagcagcaagatttgtgacctgttgccacaagaaaagggcaaccagtgaagaacaaacaccattgtaaatacaacccatatctaTGTTTATTTATMttaacttgtgtgctttaaccatttgtacattgttacaacactgtatatatataatatgacatttgtaatgtctttattgttttgaaacttctgtatgtgtaatgtttactgttaatttttattgtttatttcacttttgtatattatctacctcacttgctttggcaatgttaacacgtttcccatgccaataaagccccttgaattgaattgaaattggtAGAGACGGACAGTCTATCAGATATCAGTATCTTATTTGACGTTAGCTACCTAGATGACGTTAACTATAGCTAAATTAgcacgttagctagctggctaactaggcTTGCTAATTTAGttagctaacttggctagctCATTGACCCCATCAACGTTAGCCAACAAGCTAACTTCAGTTGAAGCAACACGTTACTCGGGTTACCAATACTGTTATAAATCAGAGAAGCTTCCAAAACAACCGAAACGTGTGGCTacgtaacgttagctggctagctacaaaCTAGGAAGTACACTAGCTAATTAGCAAGCAGACTAGCATAGTGAACGTCGTCGGCGTCAAAACGGGCTCTTCTCGTCACCTAACAAAATCCCTGGAAATAACTAGCTAGCTGATATTAGCACCGTTACCTTATTAATGTCCGCCAAAACCAAATGAGTCCATTTGTAAATTGTGCATATCCAAAGCGGCCATCAGTGATAATAGATTATATATATGTCAAATATAAAAGAAAGTGTAGTGTGTTTCAAGTTTAACCTGCATCATGCCAAATTCAGACTAAGCCAGCTAACGTGCTTCACTTCCTGCCGAAAGAGCATCAAGTGTATGAATCTCTAGCTACATCTGCTGATCTACGTTGATTTAAATGCACAAACAAAACTACGAACAATAAAATAATTCAGGTCCACTAGCTATGGTTTAATCGGCTGTATTCCTTATAGAAGTTTGAGTAGTTCCTCAACAATAGCGTAATACACGGCAGATTTTAAGGCCATGACATCATACAGCCGGAATGCCAAGTACAGAAATGGGACAGCTGCTCCCCTGCTTGATTTACCGTATTCAGCACCATCACTGCAAATCTATAGTTCTGCTCATATTGCACTCATTTGTGAACTGTCAGTTTAATTACTTCATGCCAGGTTGCTGTAAAATAATTCTGTGTAATACTCTCCTACTAGCACAGAGCTGGGACAAGTTCACTTTTGTGCAGAGTTCATAACAAAACATTTGATTGTAAACATGAAAAACACTGCCAGTCAAGGAGTGGAYGGGGAGCCCAGTGCCTTGATTGAAATGATATATGGGgaaaataatttaataaaataactgCTTTTCTAGATTACTCACAGATGCTCCCTCTTATTTGAAATGAATAAGCTAGTGAGCAAAACACMGATAAATATAAAGTAGAAAATTAATTTACGGTCTAGTTCCTTCTCATCATTGTGTAACAATAATCCAAATATATAtttagtcaatactttgtacTGGAAATACACATGGCAATGGTGCCCAGAACAGGAATAGGCAAAAAGTATGAAATATACCTATCAGCTCCcatttataaaacacatttaAGATGCAAAAACCTCAATATCAAATTGTTGTTATTGAAAATAGTCTCCTTTGACTACAAAGCTCACTAAACTCATCCCTAAAATACTAATACAATCAGAACTCATCATCACTGAAAGAGGCTACTGTGTTTATATTCTCAGTGACTACTGGCCTTAAGGAATTAGGTGCATTGGAAACATGCAATGACTCGGACAGATTTCTCTCGAGATCTTCCAGGTCTTTGGATAGTCCACCATAATTGTCTTCTAGGTTTTGATTGTAGTCCTCCTCAAGGGTCAGAGGGGTATTTTCACCAAGTGGAGGAGGAAAGTAATTTTCCCTGTCATGATTGTGCTCATCCAGGCCCTCTGCACCTCCATCAGCATCAGGTGAACCAACAGGCAGACTGTCAGAGTCAGTCATCTTAGGAGGAGGGCTACCATATAACGGGGTAGACACTGACAATGGAACAACATTCTCTAGCCCACCACTGTCCTGGATAAACAATGCACAGGGAAAAAGGTCATTGTCCTCTTTGGTTTCTGATAGTGCTCCTCTGTCCAGAGACTCCAGACCCTGTAGATGACTATGAAGAAGGTCAAGCTCTGTCTCCTCACCATTCTTAGGCTCTGCACTAAATGTAGGTGTGTTGGCTGGACTTTGCAAGTCATTGCGCAGAGTCTCCAGAAGGTGGCACATTTTGTCCttaaaaaagaacaaaaacagtTCACTATGACCCTGACAGATCTCTAATTTTAAGTACAGAACATATCAGCTTGTTTGGTTCTCGCTTTGCCATTTTGAATGTAGCATTAGTGTAAAAAACATGCTGCCAGTGCAGATGCCCATGTGAAGTTTAGACACCCACCTCATCCAATAGATGTTTATTCTTGTCAACGTGACGTTCAAACACCCACTCTAAGACCCTTTAGAAGGAGAATGAATTGGTATGAATACCTACTTGTGGTAACACATTCATATTCAGTGACACAcaagctgcgtttacacaggtagctcaattctgatatttcaaaatggtcttttgaccaatcgcaTGAGATCTTTTAACGTCAGCGCtttaattagtgaaaaaaatatcagaattggctgCATGTGTAAAAGCAGCCAGAGAGCAGTGCAGCAACGTTAACATGCCCCCTATTACAGGTTTCATCAGGTGGGATTATTACGAATATCATTGAGGCCATCACTTGTGATTTATAGCCTAGCATAAATACCAGACACAGTGCTACACTGTAGCTACAAGGTCTCTCATGTCCTGAGAAAAACAGTTCATATAAAAGTGACATACCTGTCAGAGTACAGGCCCCTGGACAAGATTTCATTTGTTACATCAGCAATAAATTCAAGGTACATAAATTCTTCCTCCCTGTAGAAAAAGGAATGGTAAGTCAGAATGGTAACTTTACAGGGAAACTACGTAAGTGAGACTGCTTGGAACTGCTAGGGTTCAGCAGTAATCATGAATTTATTATATCAGCCTATTTCACACTTTATCATCTTTTCCTATATTTATAGAAAAGTAGTGATTAAAGGTGACAAGGTTAAAAAATGGTTCTTACTCTGCAGACACCCTCTTCATGATAGGAGATGTCATTCCTTCTGGTGAAACCCTGGAAGAAGCCAATCAAGACAAAATACATAAAAGAATGTGTACAAGAAGCACAGGTACAATACCACAGCACATACAGTCTGAAACCAGTATAAACATTACCTGAATGAGGGATGGAAGTGATCGCTGCTTACGCTCTTGTTTCCCTTGCTTCGTTGTCCAAATACTGACAGATTCAGTGTATGGGGCTCATCGTCTGCATCCGACCACTCATGCTCTGTACCATGTCCCTATAATAACAGAGAGTGATCAATTAATTCAGTTTTAATCAGGCTCCATGTGTTTAATGAAGCTGTATAATATTTACAAGTATAATTTGCTCTAGATTTGATCATTGTTTATGAGTTTGTTTCCTTATTTAGACCAGAGTTGGTGACTCTGCATCTGAAATAttatagtcacttcaataacatTGACCTTGCAGCACAGCTAGTGTAATGCACCTCTCTcaatttgaaagagtattttattGGATGCCGTTCCTTGCTACTCCAAGCCAAACCAGGCTGTCAATATGATGGATGCTGGCTTAGTCATCTCCACCTGTATTATGGCAAGACCTTGGCACTGCATCCATATCAATCATATTTGTCTCAATTCTCAGCCAATCCTACTTCTTGTCTATCATCTCCTTAGCATTTCCGAACACCACTTAAACCTAATCGTAATGGATGCTGATCTTGCATTGTCTTTCATTTGTGGTAGGTGCTCTTGAAAGACTTCTCTTTCTACTTCCTCTATTCACACTACTGTCTTTCAATATAACAGCAAAAATAATCAACTAATTCTACCACACCTTTCCCTGACTATATCCTATACTACTGCAATATGTTCTTCCAGGAATGAAGGGTTTAATCGAACTTGCCAGGGGTTGATCATCCCATTCAGCCGATGAGCATTCCTTGGTTCGTGTGCTGCAGGAAAAGAAACAGGATTCAGGATACTGTCTGGACTACCTGCTGTGTGCGAATGATGAGCATGCTCATCTTATTAGATCCTGTTCAAAGGTGAAACAATTATATGAAAGGATGTTAATTAGCCAATATTTCCATGGTATCACCCTCTCATCCTGTCtacaactctctctttctctcacctcatTCACACAAACAGAAAAATAAGACACCCGTGCTGTCAAAAACAGGGAAACACATTACCTTCCATGATAGGTCTCCTGCCGTGTCAGTCTGGGGATGGTCCTCTCCTGGTCCTGGGCTGGTTTACCGCGAGGAGGTGTGTAGTAGCGATACTGAGACAGATAGGACCTGCTGTCTGACTTCAGAGTCCTGGGAGTGAAGGGCTTGTCCTGGGTGAAGTGGTGGGCGTGTTTCTGAATCAGGTCCCCACTGTAGGTCTTCTGGACAGGGTCCTGAAAGGCCTTGTAGCCACTCTGGGTACCTGTGGTGGCGCAGGAGCGGGCTGGCTGCTGCCTCTGGGAGTTTGGGCTCCTATAGCTGTACTCTGATGCACAGTGGAAGAAGTGCGAGGGGCTCCCAGACCCGCCGACCATTTGGGGCGGGTAAACTATTTGCTTGGCGTGAAAGGAGGTGTTGATTCTTGGGGTGGAAATCATTGAGCTTCCCAGGTAGAAATAGGCACTTTCTTGACCTGCTCCACTCTGAAAGGCAAGAGAGACCCATCATTAAAATCAATACAATAATCTTTACCATCTATTTCCATATAATATTACACACTTATAATGACGGTGTGAGTGCCAGTGTACACTTCAATAATTATTTTAAATGAGGTGAATAAGATAGCTAAACTACATGCAGAAATCACTGCAGTGCCTTCTTCTTACTTGGGTATTTTGTGATGGGCAGGAGGCTTTGGTGTTGGCTCTGCTGCTCCTCTGTGAGTGTGAACCAGCTGACTGAGGCCGTCTATCAGACCTGGACGCATCTTTCCTCAACTGCTCCCGCCGTAACTGGTCATTGTCTGTGAATGTACACACAACAACGATCAACTAAATCAGATCATATAGCCTATGTGAAATTTATTTAGATTTTGTGATAGATTTTATATGTAAAAAACGTACATTTTACACTGCTTAGCATACTTTTGGGTACTGATGAATCAATGGCAGCTGAAAGACATTGGAAGAGAATATTTATGTCAATAACCAAAGTCAGCATATGATTGAAATTCTAGAGGACACACAAGTTATTTTACTTCACCGGTTGTATCCCTTACCTTTAGCTGAATACACCTTTTTATAATGGGACACCATATGGTCTTGAATAATGCACTGAGTTAGTCTGCTCGACGACCGAGGGCAGAACGCTGTAAACCCaagacaaatattttttattgagcgGAATGTGGAGATTGAAGCAAGTAAACACACATCACCCCTGTGTGGTGTGGAGCTGTATGTTGAGGTATATATTACACTGTACACATTGTTATAGCCTAATACTTACGGCTGCTTTTTAAACTCATCTGTCCTCTGGGTTGTCCAGTCAGACTGTGGCCTGGGCCAGGCGATGCATTACCTAAAAGTGAATTAGTTTGTTAGCTAGTCAATGTTACTTAACATTGGTTAAAGGAGTGCTTAGCAGTCAGTGAGAGGAGAAATGTAATATTCAACctcttcctatcccagtctgttgtccccacctgcttcaagaggTCCACCATTGTTCCCGTACCCAAGCAAGCTAAGGTAAATTaattaaatgactatcgcccagtagcactcacctctgtcatcatgaagtcctttgagaggctagttaaggaccatatcaccttcaccttacacgaaaccctagacccactacaatttgcatactgccccaacagatccaccgaCAATGCAATCGCTGTGGCACTGCACACctccctatcccacctggacaagcgGAATACCTATGTGACAATGCtgtagcaccttagaggctgctgccctatatacatagacttgaaataactgtccactttaataatggaacactggtcactttaataatgtttacatatttgcattactcatctcataagaatatactgtattctaatctactgtatcttagtctatgccgctccgacattgctcatccaaatatttatatatttttaattccattcctttactttggatttgtgtgtattgtgtgtattgttgtgaaattgttagatattactgcactgttggagctagaaacacaagcatttttctacacccgcaataacatctgaacacgtgtatgtgaccaatacaatttgataagACCACagttcagctttcaacaccatagtgccctccaagctcgtcactaaTCTCAGGGCcttgggtctgaactcctccctgtgtaactgggtcctagacttcctgacaggccgaccccaggtggtgagggtaggcaacaacacctccgccacgctgatcctcaacacgggggccccccaggggtgtgtgctcagccccctcctgtacacaCATGACTGCGTGTcttcatcaagtttgctgacgacgcgacagtggtaggcctgattacaaaCAACYACGAGacaggctacagggaggaggttagaacCCTGTTGTGTGATGCCAGGGCTCTAATCTCCTCCCTGTAGCCATCCACAAAGccaatgagctgatcgtggactacaggagacagaagagggagcccgccccccatccacagggtcgcagtggagagggtcaaaagcttcaaattccttggcgtgcacatcactgaggccCTGAAATGGTCCCACCACACTGACACCATGttaaagaaggcacaacagcgccgcaagcggctgaagaaattcagcataGCCCctgagaccctcacaaacttctacagattcCCCATTGAGAGCATTATGTCGATATGAATggctctccagcgggtggtgcGTCAgcccaacgtatcaccgggggcacgttgcctgccctccaggacatttacagcactCAGTGTCAAAGGAAAGCCAAGAAAATCATTagggacctcagccacccaagccactgtctgttcactttGCTCCCATTTGTGGCTCCCTACCCTTTTCGATTACTGTACCAACAACTGAATTTTGCCCTGCCTGGAGTACctctgaagtaccccctcatgtgtttaccagtaagcctatggtctcatgagtcttctcaatcagactgttgaacagccatcactagccagctacctgcCCTGCACCTTGAGACTGATGCCCCATGTATAGAGAGACATTGAACACTTCTCACTTCACATAGTGTTGTTCACTCAATGTGCAGGTTTCTCCCCAAAGAATGTAAGAGGGGCTCTGCGCCACCTTGTGTACTGGTTGCGCCACTATGTAAAAGGAAATGGCAGTTACAGGTGTTCAAAAACGCTTACAGTTACAGCCGCATTGTGTATACCTTTTTCTTTTCCAAATTATATACTGTCAtctatacacatcacacacatatttatattctggattctATCACTGCTTTAGAATGTATCTACTTGGGTTGTTAATTGGACTCGTTCTGAAATTTCTTGATTTCTTTTAATATTTGTGTATTCGCTAGACTGCACTGTAGGAGCTAGTAAGGTAAGCAtatcaggcagtaggaagctctctcatccatgtgtatgcagatgatacagtcttatactcagctggtccCTCCCCGggttttgtgttaaacgctctacaacaaagctttcttagtgtccaacaagctttctctacccttatccttgttctgaacacctccaaaacaaaggtcatgtggtttggtaagaagaatgcccttctccccaccggtgtgattactacatctgagggtttagaggttgaggtagtcacctcatacaagtacttgggagtatggctagacggtacactgtccttctctc containing:
- the spata7 gene encoding spermatogenesis-associated protein 7 homolog isoform X1, translating into MSMGYTEYMDPKRGNASPGPGHSLTGQPRGQMSLKSSPFCPRSSSRLTQCIIQDHMVSHYKKVYSAKAAIDSSVPKSMLSSVKYNDQLRREQLRKDASRSDRRPQSAGSHSQRSSRANTKASCPSQNTQSGAGQESAYFYLGSSMISTPRINTSFHAKQIVYPPQMVGGSGSPSHFFHCASEYSYRSPNSQRQQPARSCATTGTQSGYKAFQDPVQKTYSGDLIQKHAHHFTQDKPFTPRTLKSDSRSYLSQYRYYTPPRGKPAQDQERTIPRLTRQETYHGSTRTKECSSAEWDDQPLGHGTEHEWSDADDEPHTLNLSVFGQRSKGNKSVSSDHFHPSFRVSPEGMTSPIMKRVSAEEEEFMYLEFIADVTNEILSRGLYSDRVLEWVFERHVDKNKHLLDEDKMCHLLETLRNDLQSPANTPTFSAEPKNGEETELDLLHSHLQGLESLDRGALSETKEDNDLFPCALFIQDSGGLENVVPLSVSTPLYGSPPPKMTDSDSLPVGSPDADGGAEGLDEHNHDRENYFPPPLGENTPLTLEEDYNQNLEDNYGGLSKDLEDLERNLSESLHVSNAPNSLRPVVTENINTVASFSDDEF
- the spata7 gene encoding spermatogenesis-associated protein 7 homolog isoform X2, with product MSLKSSPFCPRSSSRLTQCIIQDHMVSHYKKVYSAKAAIDSSVPKSMLSSVKYNDQLRREQLRKDASRSDRRPQSAGSHSQRSSRANTKASCPSQNTQSGAGQESAYFYLGSSMISTPRINTSFHAKQIVYPPQMVGGSGSPSHFFHCASEYSYRSPNSQRQQPARSCATTGTQSGYKAFQDPVQKTYSGDLIQKHAHHFTQDKPFTPRTLKSDSRSYLSQYRYYTPPRGKPAQDQERTIPRLTRQETYHGSTRTKECSSAEWDDQPLGHGTEHEWSDADDEPHTLNLSVFGQRSKGNKSVSSDHFHPSFRVSPEGMTSPIMKRVSAEEEEFMYLEFIADVTNEILSRGLYSDRVLEWVFERHVDKNKHLLDEDKMCHLLETLRNDLQSPANTPTFSAEPKNGEETELDLLHSHLQGLESLDRGALSETKEDNDLFPCALFIQDSGGLENVVPLSVSTPLYGSPPPKMTDSDSLPVGSPDADGGAEGLDEHNHDRENYFPPPLGENTPLTLEEDYNQNLEDNYGGLSKDLEDLERNLSESLHVSNAPNSLRPVVTENINTVASFSDDEF